A region from the Gloeocapsa sp. PCC 73106 genome encodes:
- a CDS encoding EAL domain-containing protein — protein MGNNSEQFRHILVIEDRKARRIVTLEDSTYSIGRDTKNDIVLYDNQVSRYHATLLRIIDYKTDQFLYRIIDGDLQGKRSTNGLIVNRKTCLSHELKHGDIVRFAGKAKAIYHVMSPNHTDFNLLKDEEEIEETNQLQLQKNKAETNEDDKQTLSFHEQDLDKLNQEELVRLASFPELSPNPIIEINWEGKITYVNDAGSLKFKNIHQTESEHPILAGLVNKQTNHKPGGFFVREVKIGTEVFEQYVHYLHNAKLIRSYIFDYTKRKQSEIDLKEVQDLYHIVMAQINEGILIIDAITQKVIQANDTYSHLLGYSVDEMLGLNLRDLVALEEDVVEKGLEDNAQLVSKLSGKSVHRRKDGSLVNIKVKINRENYQEKEILCFVINEDNLQSPGAEQRSQYASVYDPLTGLPNRTLFYEYLSTAIANGKRHHDLIAVMFIEINYHQEVNTPLEQQQQEQIVKCTSQVIRSGLRAGDTVARWDNHQFSVLLPRVFQVKDIAKIAQRLQKLLKISGEKMPREFEANIGITIYPVDGEEASTLLKNAVVALEQTKKQQQNNYGFYSAKINQKTPTLLKLEKLLQQALEKNQFKVYYQPIVQINDQTLTGLEASLYWQHPELGIIPPQKFLHLIEQSDLILPIGEWLLESVCQQNQAWQAQAMSAIPISLKLYPKQLQAGNLVEKIAHILEKNQLDSYFLEIEINSDCINQNEDIAQQRIKELTTLGIGISLGNFGTGTSHLDYLQKFTFRRIKMDPSLIQEIKEQASANAIVAAAIALGNGFKVKVVAQGVTTEQQVEQLRQLHCDEIQGEWFSKPLTGEEVSKLLESIPGDIR, from the coding sequence ATGGGTAATAACTCAGAGCAATTTCGCCATATCCTAGTCATAGAAGATCGAAAAGCTCGACGTATCGTCACACTAGAAGATAGTACTTATTCTATTGGTCGCGATACCAAAAATGATATCGTTCTGTACGATAATCAAGTTTCTCGTTATCACGCTACTCTGCTACGTATCATTGATTATAAAACGGATCAATTTCTCTATCGGATTATTGATGGGGATTTACAAGGAAAAAGAAGCACTAATGGCTTAATCGTTAATAGAAAAACGTGTTTATCACACGAATTAAAACATGGAGATATTGTGAGATTTGCGGGTAAAGCTAAAGCTATTTACCATGTAATGTCTCCTAATCATACTGACTTTAATTTGTTAAAAGATGAAGAAGAAATAGAAGAAACAAATCAGCTGCAACTCCAGAAAAATAAAGCTGAAACTAACGAAGATGATAAACAGACCTTATCTTTTCACGAGCAAGATCTAGATAAATTAAATCAAGAAGAACTAGTAAGATTAGCATCGTTTCCTGAGCTAAGTCCTAATCCCATCATAGAGATAAATTGGGAAGGTAAAATTACGTATGTTAACGACGCAGGAAGCTTAAAATTTAAAAATATTCATCAAACAGAAAGTGAACACCCCATTCTGGCAGGTTTAGTTAATAAACAAACTAATCATAAACCCGGAGGATTTTTTGTACGAGAAGTAAAAATTGGAACAGAAGTCTTTGAACAGTACGTTCATTATCTACATAACGCCAAACTGATTAGAAGCTATATATTCGACTATACTAAACGCAAACAGAGCGAAATAGATTTAAAAGAAGTCCAAGATCTTTATCATATAGTGATGGCGCAAATCAACGAAGGAATATTAATAATAGATGCTATTACTCAAAAAGTAATTCAAGCTAACGATACTTATAGTCATCTTCTAGGATACAGCGTTGACGAAATGCTCGGATTGAACTTGCGAGATTTGGTAGCTTTGGAGGAAGACGTAGTAGAAAAAGGACTCGAAGACAATGCTCAACTAGTCAGCAAATTGAGCGGGAAGTCGGTACATCGGCGCAAAGATGGCTCCTTGGTGAATATCAAAGTAAAAATCAATCGAGAGAATTACCAAGAAAAAGAAATTTTGTGCTTTGTAATCAATGAAGATAATTTGCAATCACCAGGGGCTGAGCAACGTAGTCAATACGCTTCTGTCTACGATCCTCTGACGGGATTACCCAATCGCACTCTTTTCTATGAATACTTATCCACAGCGATCGCTAATGGTAAGAGACACCATGATTTGATCGCAGTAATGTTTATTGAAATTAATTACCATCAGGAAGTTAACACCCCACTAGAGCAACAGCAACAAGAACAAATTGTCAAATGCACCAGTCAGGTGATTAGATCAGGTTTACGAGCAGGGGATACGGTTGCACGCTGGGATAATCATCAGTTTAGTGTACTCTTACCTCGGGTATTTCAAGTAAAAGATATCGCTAAAATAGCCCAAAGATTACAAAAATTATTAAAAATATCTGGTGAAAAAATGCCTAGGGAATTTGAAGCTAATATAGGCATTACCATTTACCCTGTTGATGGCGAAGAAGCCTCAACCTTGCTTAAAAATGCAGTGGTTGCTTTAGAACAAACCAAAAAACAACAGCAAAATAATTACGGATTCTACAGCGCTAAAATCAACCAGAAAACTCCTACTCTATTAAAATTAGAAAAACTGTTACAACAGGCTCTCGAAAAAAACCAATTTAAAGTTTATTATCAGCCTATAGTCCAAATTAATGACCAAACTCTAACCGGATTAGAAGCAAGTTTGTACTGGCAACATCCAGAATTAGGAATTATTCCACCACAGAAATTTCTACACTTGATAGAGCAGAGTGATTTAATTTTACCTATAGGCGAATGGTTGCTAGAATCCGTTTGTCAACAAAATCAAGCTTGGCAAGCTCAAGCGATGTCAGCAATTCCCATTAGCCTTAAACTGTATCCTAAACAGTTACAAGCGGGGAATTTAGTGGAAAAAATCGCTCATATTCTTGAAAAAAATCAATTGGATAGTTACTTTCTGGAAATAGAAATTAATAGTGACTGTATCAATCAAAATGAAGATATAGCGCAACAGAGGATTAAAGAATTAACGACTTTAGGTATTGGTATTTCTTTAGGTAACTTTGGCACAGGAACCTCACATCTTGATTATTTACAAAAATTTACGTTTCGCCGAATCAAAATGGATCCATCTTTAATACAGGAAATCAAAGAACAAGCCTCCGCTAATGCTATTGTTGCTGCGGCGATCGCCCTGGGTAATGGCTTTAAAGTAAAAGTCGTAGCCCAAGGAGTAACCACCGAGCAACAAGTTGAGCAACTGCGTCAACTCCACTGCGATGAAATACAGGGAGAATGGTTTAGTAAACCTTTAACTGGGGAGGAAGTAAGTAAATTATTGGAAAGCATACCAGGGGATATCCGGTAG
- a CDS encoding DUF4126 domain-containing protein, whose translation MLEILGSLSASAAVGMRVAVPLLVVGLLRTKEIGSDIPGLKYIHPQVLLSILIAWSLLELIFSKQLLGQRLLQTIQLIFSPIIGALLPFAVITSYDLNTSNKALYLMSIAGGSLALVIKLVEVGWFFRLRGLPLTVIMFEDVLSVLMVLFAFKAPQQGGLIAMLLMWIALRSSGEWRRWYIRSISESKSPID comes from the coding sequence ATGTTAGAAATACTAGGCTCACTGTCTGCATCGGCTGCAGTTGGCATGAGGGTAGCCGTACCACTACTAGTGGTGGGGTTATTAAGAACTAAGGAAATTGGCTCTGACATACCGGGGTTAAAATATATTCATCCCCAGGTTTTGTTATCTATTCTGATTGCTTGGTCTTTATTGGAATTAATCTTTTCTAAACAATTATTGGGACAGCGTTTACTACAAACCATACAGTTAATATTTAGTCCGATTATTGGAGCGTTACTACCCTTCGCAGTAATCACATCTTATGACTTAAACACTTCAAATAAAGCCCTGTACCTAATGTCTATAGCTGGGGGAAGTTTAGCCCTAGTCATCAAATTGGTAGAAGTAGGATGGTTTTTCCGTCTACGGGGTTTGCCTTTGACGGTAATCATGTTTGAAGACGTGCTATCGGTATTGATGGTGTTATTCGCTTTTAAAGCACCCCAACAAGGAGGCTTAATCGCTATGCTACTAATGTGGATCGCTTTGCGCAGTTCCGGGGAATGGCGTAGATGGTATATCCGCAGCATTTCAGAGTCAAAAAGCCCGATAGATTAG
- the purL gene encoding phosphoribosylformylglycinamidine synthase subunit PurL, protein MSSKEIACQKLGIKPTEYTEIVQRMGRDPNLAELGMFGVMWSEHCCYKNSKPLLKQFPTQGDRILVGPGENAGVVDLGHGLRIAFKIESHNHPSAVEPFQGAATGVGGILRDIFTMGARPIALLNSLRFGSLDSPRTRRLFQGVISGIAHYGNCTGVPTVGGEIYFDPAYSGNPLVNVMAIGLMETEAIVKSGASGIGNPVVYVGSTTGRDGMGGASFASSELTDQSLDDRPAVQVGDPFLGKCLIEACLEAFKTGAVVAAQDMGAAGITCSTAEMAAKGGVGIEFDLDLIPVRETGMIPYEYLLSESQERMLFVAAKGRENELIEIFHRWGLQAVVAGKVISEEIVRIWHQEEIAAEVPARALAENTPLYERTILPEPPPYAQTAWQWTANTLPPCNLIGIKLSESEYTWSEILLRLLASPTIASKEWVYRQYDHQVQNNTLILPGGADAAVIRIRPSGASPVNSNIGLAATTDCNGRYVYLDPLEGAKASVAEAARNLSCVGALPLAVTDNLNFGSPENPVGYWQLALACQGISEACRELDTPVTGGNVSLYNETVNSQGQPQPIYPTPVIGMIGLIENIQQICGQSFRQEGDLIYLIGNLSNINLGGAEYLAQIHHLVAGKIPRVEFDLERRVQQVCRYGINQGWLNSAHDCSEGGILVNLAESCLGSGNGASVNLPPLPEGLRWDEWLFGEGPSRIVVSVKSSEQKAWESYLQEHLPEQWYPLGKVTSVSSKLQVLTQDNQTLIDVNIDAMSDCWRHALASAINVKI, encoded by the coding sequence ATGTCTTCAAAAGAAATAGCTTGCCAGAAATTAGGTATCAAACCTACAGAATATACAGAAATAGTCCAGAGAATGGGACGCGACCCTAACTTAGCCGAACTGGGTATGTTTGGTGTGATGTGGTCCGAACATTGCTGTTATAAGAATTCTAAACCCCTGTTAAAACAGTTTCCCACCCAAGGCGATCGCATTTTAGTAGGTCCAGGAGAAAACGCCGGAGTAGTAGACTTAGGACATGGCTTACGTATTGCTTTTAAAATCGAATCCCATAACCACCCTTCTGCTGTCGAACCCTTTCAAGGAGCAGCCACAGGAGTAGGGGGAATCCTCCGAGATATCTTTACCATGGGGGCGCGTCCCATCGCCTTACTCAATTCCCTGCGTTTTGGCTCTCTAGATAGCCCTCGCACTCGCCGATTATTTCAAGGGGTAATCTCGGGTATAGCTCATTACGGCAACTGTACCGGAGTCCCCACCGTTGGCGGAGAAATTTATTTTGACCCGGCTTATAGTGGTAATCCCCTGGTAAATGTTATGGCTATCGGCTTGATGGAGACAGAAGCGATCGTTAAATCTGGAGCCTCGGGCATAGGTAACCCAGTTGTTTACGTTGGTTCTACAACGGGAAGAGACGGGATGGGGGGAGCTAGTTTTGCCAGTTCCGAACTGACCGACCAATCCTTAGACGATCGCCCCGCAGTACAAGTAGGCGATCCCTTTTTAGGCAAGTGTCTTATTGAAGCCTGTTTAGAAGCCTTTAAAACCGGAGCGGTAGTAGCAGCGCAGGATATGGGCGCCGCGGGTATTACCTGCTCTACCGCAGAAATGGCAGCTAAAGGCGGTGTCGGGATAGAATTTGATTTAGATCTAATTCCAGTGCGAGAAACCGGGATGATTCCCTATGAATATCTCCTCTCGGAATCTCAAGAAAGAATGCTCTTTGTCGCCGCTAAAGGAAGGGAAAACGAATTAATAGAGATTTTTCACCGTTGGGGACTCCAAGCAGTAGTAGCAGGAAAGGTAATCTCTGAGGAGATCGTGCGCATTTGGCACCAGGAAGAAATAGCGGCAGAAGTACCCGCTCGAGCCTTAGCAGAAAACACCCCCCTCTATGAACGAACGATTCTCCCTGAGCCTCCCCCCTACGCTCAAACAGCTTGGCAATGGACGGCTAATACCCTTCCACCCTGTAATCTGATAGGAATCAAACTCTCTGAGTCAGAATACACTTGGTCTGAAATTCTCTTACGTTTATTAGCTAGTCCTACCATCGCCTCTAAAGAGTGGGTTTATCGCCAATACGATCATCAAGTACAAAATAACACGCTCATACTTCCAGGAGGAGCCGACGCCGCTGTAATTAGAATTCGCCCCTCAGGCGCTTCCCCAGTTAACTCTAATATTGGCTTAGCCGCTACCACTGACTGTAATGGCCGTTACGTCTATTTAGATCCTTTAGAGGGGGCTAAAGCCTCTGTTGCAGAAGCAGCGCGCAACCTTAGCTGTGTGGGCGCTCTTCCCCTAGCTGTAACTGATAATCTCAATTTTGGCAGTCCAGAAAACCCCGTGGGTTACTGGCAATTAGCCCTAGCTTGTCAAGGGATCTCTGAAGCTTGTCGCGAGTTGGACACACCCGTTACAGGGGGTAACGTTTCTCTTTACAATGAAACGGTAAACTCTCAAGGTCAACCTCAACCTATTTATCCTACTCCGGTAATTGGGATGATTGGTTTAATAGAGAATATTCAGCAGATTTGTGGTCAAAGTTTTCGTCAAGAGGGAGATTTAATTTATCTTATTGGCAACTTGAGCAACATTAATCTGGGAGGAGCGGAATATTTAGCCCAGATTCACCACTTGGTAGCCGGAAAAATACCTCGAGTGGAGTTTGATTTAGAACGCCGAGTGCAGCAAGTCTGTCGCTACGGTATCAATCAAGGCTGGCTTAATTCGGCTCACGACTGCTCCGAGGGAGGTATCCTAGTTAATCTAGCCGAAAGTTGTCTGGGTTCAGGAAACGGCGCTAGTGTGAATTTACCCCCCCTACCCGAAGGATTGAGATGGGATGAATGGCTATTTGGAGAGGGACCAAGTAGAATTGTCGTATCAGTGAAATCTTCAGAGCAAAAAGCCTGGGAGTCTTATCTACAAGAACATCTACCCGAGCAATGGTATCCCTTGGGTAAAGTGACTTCAGTTAGCTCGAAGCTTCAGGTATTAACTCAAGACAATCAAACGCTAATTGACGTTAATATTGATGCTATGAGCGATTGCTGGCGTCATGCTTTAGCTTCGGCGATTAATGTTAAAATTTGA
- a CDS encoding GAF domain-containing sensor histidine kinase, whose translation MEFVTRLEEFGDDILRLLTNDLDAENLLSIISLKIAENLVADACLIIATPDQSWVKSGYWSKQQELLIPNIYEYVKKIKTTSKAIAMNQDPQVQNLAKRLGWSSILILHTYYQEKANGLIAVGCFQPHEWSLSVKNRITKMAPLVSVAIAYQQSHQQQKKQSQYQSFLINLNREIERTSQLSIILRLSLTGLGACLKIDQGLILRLKYLDPFFLDHEQIKITQAEVEIVSQWSPEYLVSSIKKAFDFHSSPLFQRVWLNSPKPLAINSLTELEQMGIGPKDLDTLRLHMFPSILIVPLLTTHIKSTRQEVILGFIVLQKRQFRLWQNDEIKLVQAVAIQLSMAMIQNQTLRQVQSLVEERTSQLKWSLDMQGKLFTKMRLQLAELKRLNQIKDEFIARLSDELRLPLANMKMAITMLKLNQSQDKNQVYLNILEKECNKETKLISDLLTLQQIKKAQLEFHYESIDINQIIEETSHIFKQNWQHKKLNLVINYPNNLPLIIYSDRDSLLCIFTELLNNSGKFSLPNTTVTLSIKQITDLDKTMVVIKVTNLGREINQTDKTHIFQPFYRGENSYTGSAQGTGLGLFLVKSIVEHLNGKIEVNNQPTEVNSVYLTFFTITLPYLIETSQLL comes from the coding sequence ATGGAATTCGTGACCAGATTAGAAGAATTTGGTGATGATATACTCAGATTGCTCACCAATGACTTGGACGCGGAAAATTTATTATCAATAATCTCTTTGAAAATAGCTGAAAACTTAGTAGCAGACGCTTGTTTGATCATAGCTACCCCTGATCAATCCTGGGTTAAAAGCGGTTACTGGTCAAAACAGCAAGAATTATTGATACCCAATATCTATGAGTATGTCAAAAAAATTAAGACTACATCTAAAGCGATCGCCATGAATCAGGATCCACAGGTTCAGAACTTGGCTAAACGATTAGGTTGGTCTTCAATTTTAATCTTGCATACTTATTACCAAGAAAAAGCAAACGGTTTAATTGCGGTGGGATGCTTTCAACCTCATGAGTGGAGTTTATCAGTAAAAAATAGAATCACGAAAATGGCTCCCTTAGTGAGTGTAGCTATAGCTTATCAACAGTCGCACCAACAGCAAAAAAAGCAATCTCAATATCAATCTTTTTTGATTAATTTAAATCGAGAGATAGAACGAACCTCTCAACTTAGTATCATTTTGAGACTCTCTTTAACCGGTTTGGGAGCTTGCTTAAAAATAGACCAAGGACTAATTTTAAGACTCAAATATCTAGATCCTTTTTTTCTCGACCATGAACAGATTAAAATTACCCAAGCTGAGGTAGAAATTGTTTCTCAATGGTCTCCTGAATATCTGGTTTCATCAATAAAAAAAGCTTTTGATTTCCATAGCTCTCCTCTATTTCAAAGAGTTTGGTTGAATAGCCCAAAACCATTGGCTATCAACAGTTTAACCGAGTTAGAACAGATGGGAATTGGCCCTAAAGACCTCGATACCTTAAGACTTCATATGTTTCCCTCTATTTTAATCGTTCCTTTACTAACTACTCACATAAAGTCTACGCGTCAAGAAGTAATTTTAGGATTTATTGTTTTGCAAAAGCGGCAATTTCGCCTATGGCAAAACGATGAAATTAAGCTAGTACAAGCGGTAGCTATACAACTAAGCATGGCTATGATTCAAAACCAAACCTTGCGACAAGTACAGTCTTTAGTAGAAGAGCGTACGTCACAACTCAAATGGAGTTTAGATATGCAAGGAAAGTTGTTCACAAAAATGCGTTTGCAGCTGGCAGAATTAAAACGCTTAAATCAGATAAAAGATGAGTTTATCGCTCGTTTAAGTGATGAATTAAGATTGCCTTTAGCTAATATGAAAATGGCAATTACTATGTTAAAATTAAATCAAAGTCAGGATAAAAATCAAGTATATCTCAATATATTAGAAAAAGAATGTAACAAAGAGACTAAATTAATTAGTGACTTATTAACCCTGCAACAGATAAAAAAAGCTCAATTAGAGTTTCACTATGAATCGATAGATATTAATCAAATAATTGAAGAAACTAGTCATATTTTTAAACAGAATTGGCAGCATAAAAAACTAAATTTGGTCATTAACTATCCTAATAATTTGCCTCTAATAATTTATTCAGATCGAGACAGCTTACTCTGTATTTTTACCGAGTTGTTAAATAATTCTGGTAAATTTTCTCTTCCCAACACAACCGTCACTCTCTCAATCAAACAAATCACCGATTTAGATAAAACCATGGTAGTTATTAAGGTCACAAATTTAGGTAGAGAAATTAACCAAACAGACAAAACACATATATTTCAACCTTTTTACCGAGGCGAAAATTCTTATACGGGTAGCGCTCAAGGTACTGGGTTAGGTTTATTTCTGGTTAAATCTATAGTAGAACATCTTAATGGTAAAATCGAAGTTAATAACCAACCTACTGAGGTTAATTCAGTCTATTTGACTTTTTTTACCATAACACTTCCCTACTTAATCGAAACATCTCAGCTTTTGTGA
- the ilvD gene encoding dihydroxy-acid dehydratase, translating to MTANPRSKIVTQGQQRSPNRAMLRAVGFQDQDFSKPIVGIANGYSTITPCNLGLNDLALRAETGLRQAGAMPQIFGTITISDGISMGTEGMKYSLVSRDVIADAIETVCNGQSMDGVLALGGCDKNMPGAMIAIARMNIPAIFVYGGTIKPGNYQGQDLTVVSAFEAVGRYSAGKISEEELLGIERNACPGAGSCGGMFTANTMSSAFEAMGMSLPYSSTMAAEDAEKAESSEKSAFVLVEAIRRQILPQQILTRKAFENAIAVIMAVGGSTNSVLHLLAIANTMGVPLTLDDFEMMRRRVPVLCDLKPSGKYVTTNLHQAGGIPQVMKMLLVQDLLHGDALTITGQTIAEVLADIPSTPSQNQEVIRPWSNPLYAQGHLAILKGNLATEGAVAKITGVKKREMTGPARVFESEETCLAAILAGTIKPGDIIVVRYEGPKGGPGMREMLAPTSAIIGAGLGDSVGLITDGRFSGGTYGLVVGHVAPEAAVGGAIALVQEGDSITIDAEAQLLQLNISDAELDSRFKSWQPPHPRYPRGVLAKYASLVSSSSLGAVTDLNLSL from the coding sequence ATGACAGCTAATCCCAGAAGTAAGATCGTAACCCAAGGACAACAGCGATCGCCAAATCGCGCCATGTTGAGAGCTGTGGGTTTTCAAGATCAAGACTTTAGTAAACCAATCGTAGGTATTGCTAACGGCTATAGCACCATAACTCCCTGCAATCTGGGCTTAAACGACTTAGCTTTAAGAGCAGAAACAGGATTAAGACAAGCGGGTGCTATGCCCCAAATATTTGGCACTATAACCATTAGCGATGGTATCTCCATGGGCACAGAGGGGATGAAATACTCCCTAGTTTCTCGAGATGTAATCGCCGATGCCATTGAAACCGTGTGTAATGGGCAAAGCATGGACGGAGTCTTAGCCCTTGGGGGTTGTGACAAAAATATGCCTGGGGCGATGATCGCGATCGCCAGAATGAACATTCCTGCAATTTTCGTATATGGTGGCACGATTAAACCAGGAAACTACCAAGGACAAGATCTCACCGTAGTCAGCGCCTTTGAAGCAGTAGGTCGGTACAGTGCTGGAAAAATTAGCGAGGAGGAACTTCTGGGAATTGAGCGTAACGCTTGTCCTGGAGCGGGTTCCTGTGGAGGAATGTTTACAGCTAACACCATGTCTTCAGCCTTCGAAGCTATGGGGATGAGTTTGCCTTACTCTTCAACTATGGCAGCAGAAGACGCAGAAAAAGCAGAAAGCAGCGAAAAATCTGCTTTTGTTCTGGTAGAAGCTATACGCCGACAAATCCTACCTCAGCAAATTCTCACGCGCAAAGCTTTCGAAAACGCGATCGCGGTGATTATGGCTGTGGGAGGCTCCACTAATTCTGTTTTACATCTCCTGGCGATCGCTAATACTATGGGTGTTCCCCTAACCCTAGATGATTTTGAAATGATGCGTCGACGGGTTCCGGTATTGTGCGATCTCAAACCATCTGGTAAGTACGTCACTACCAATCTACACCAAGCAGGGGGCATTCCTCAGGTAATGAAAATGCTCCTAGTGCAAGATCTCCTCCATGGAGACGCTCTAACGATCACAGGTCAAACCATCGCCGAGGTTTTAGCGGATATTCCCTCTACTCCTTCCCAAAACCAAGAGGTGATTCGTCCTTGGTCAAACCCTCTTTACGCTCAAGGACACCTAGCAATACTCAAGGGTAACTTAGCCACAGAGGGCGCCGTCGCTAAAATTACTGGCGTGAAAAAGCGAGAAATGACGGGTCCCGCGCGCGTTTTTGAATCTGAAGAAACCTGCTTAGCAGCGATTTTAGCCGGTACCATTAAACCAGGGGACATTATTGTTGTGCGTTACGAAGGTCCCAAGGGTGGTCCAGGAATGCGTGAAATGCTCGCTCCTACTTCTGCGATTATTGGCGCCGGTTTAGGGGATTCGGTGGGATTAATTACCGATGGACGCTTTTCTGGTGGTACCTATGGTTTGGTAGTGGGTCACGTAGCACCAGAAGCTGCCGTAGGGGGTGCGATCGCTCTCGTCCAAGAAGGTGATAGCATTACTATAGACGCCGAGGCTCAACTGCTACAGCTCAATATTTCTGACGCCGAATTGGATTCTAGATTTAAATCTTGGCAACCTCCCCACCCTCGTTATCCTAGAGGAGTGCTCGCTAAATACGCTAGCTTGGTTTCTTCCAGTAGTTTGGGCGCGGTAACGGATCTAAATTTGTCCCTGTAG
- the purF gene encoding amidophosphoribosyltransferase, which translates to MNWQPSLDKPKEACGVFGIYAPEENVATLTYFGLYALQHRGQESAGIATFEDNNVHIHKDMGLVSQVFNEQKLKELRGKIAIGHTRYSTTGSSLVVNAQPAIVETSLGYLALAHNGNLVNTVELREALVKLDYNFETTTDSEMIALAIADEVKKGKDWVTGTIDALQKCKGAYSLAIGTPEGVMGIRDPNGIRPLVIGILPGNPQRYAIASETCGLDIIGAEYLRDVQPGELVWITEAGLASIHWAPQPEKKLCIFEMIYFARPDSIMHNDSLYSYRVRLGQQLAQESPVEADMVIGVPDSGIPAAIGFSQISKIPYGEGLIKNRYVGRTFIQPTQHMRDLGIRMKLNPLKDVLEDKRIVIIDDSIVRGTTSRKIIKAIREAGAKEVHMRISSPAVTHPCFYGIDTDTQDQLIAATHSVSEIAAKLEVDSLAYLSWEGMLKVTGENPNHFCSACFTGNYPIIIPEEIKASKLMLEQLKSP; encoded by the coding sequence ATGAATTGGCAACCTAGCTTAGATAAGCCTAAAGAAGCTTGTGGCGTTTTTGGGATCTACGCCCCAGAAGAAAACGTAGCGACCTTGACCTATTTTGGTCTCTACGCCTTGCAACACCGCGGACAGGAATCAGCGGGAATCGCCACTTTCGAGGACAATAATGTACACATTCACAAGGATATGGGTTTGGTATCCCAAGTCTTCAATGAACAAAAATTGAAAGAATTGAGGGGTAAAATTGCTATTGGTCACACCCGCTATTCTACAACTGGATCTAGCTTGGTAGTTAACGCACAACCCGCAATAGTAGAGACTTCTCTAGGTTATTTAGCTTTAGCACATAATGGAAATTTAGTCAATACCGTGGAACTGCGTGAAGCACTAGTGAAGCTGGATTACAATTTTGAGACAACCACCGACTCAGAAATGATCGCCCTAGCTATAGCGGACGAAGTAAAAAAAGGTAAAGACTGGGTCACAGGAACCATAGACGCCCTACAAAAGTGCAAAGGAGCTTATAGTTTAGCGATAGGCACGCCAGAAGGAGTAATGGGTATCAGAGATCCCAACGGCATTAGACCCCTAGTTATTGGTATTTTACCAGGAAACCCTCAACGCTACGCGATCGCATCAGAAACCTGTGGTTTAGATATAATTGGAGCTGAATACCTCAGAGACGTACAACCAGGAGAACTCGTCTGGATCACCGAAGCGGGTTTAGCTTCGATTCATTGGGCACCCCAACCAGAGAAAAAGCTGTGTATCTTTGAAATGATCTATTTTGCCCGTCCAGATAGTATTATGCACAACGATAGTCTCTATAGCTATCGTGTACGTTTAGGACAGCAATTAGCTCAAGAATCACCAGTAGAGGCAGATATGGTGATTGGCGTCCCCGATTCAGGTATCCCTGCGGCGATCGGGTTTTCCCAAATCTCTAAAATTCCCTACGGCGAAGGTTTAATTAAAAATCGTTACGTGGGACGGACTTTTATTCAACCTACCCAACATATGAGAGATTTAGGTATTCGGATGAAATTGAATCCTCTCAAAGATGTATTAGAAGATAAAAGAATAGTAATTATCGATGATTCAATCGTCAGGGGTACAACCAGTCGCAAAATAATTAAAGCGATCCGAGAAGCAGGAGCAAAAGAAGTACATATGCGTATTTCTTCCCCCGCGGTTACTCACCCCTGTTTCTATGGTATCGACACCGACACACAAGATCAACTGATCGCAGCTACTCACTCTGTCTCAGAGATTGCCGCTAAATTAGAGGTAGACTCCCTAGCTTATCTAAGTTGGGAAGGAATGTTAAAAGTTACCGGAGAAAACCCCAATCACTTCTGTTCCGCTTGTTTTACGGGTAATTATCCTATCATCATTCCCGAGGAAATTAAAGCCTCTAAATTGATGCTAGAGCAACTGAAGTCTCCGTAA